The genomic stretch GCTGCGGCGCTTGCCGTCCTTCAGGATGAACTCGAGATACTGGCCCGCCATGTATTGGAGACGCTCGTTCGCGGGCAGCTGCAGCTTGAGCACGACGACGTCGTCGGCCATGCGCTCGATCGCATTTACGCGGCATGGCAGCTTCTTGATCTGCACGTCGCCGATGCCCGTCACTTCGCGGATTTCGATCTCGAGGTCGGTGCACGCGGTCGCGCAGCACAGCAGCGCCATGCCGCGCGTCTTTTCGTCGTTCGACAGCGCCGACGACGAATGCGCGCGCTGCTCGACTTCGCCGCTGACGACCGTGCCCTTGCACGAGCCGCATGCGCCGTTCTTGCAGCCGTACGGCAGGCCGATGCCCTGGCGAAGGGCGGCCGTCAGCACGGGTTCGTCGGGTTCCACCTGAAACTGCCGGCCGCTTTGCCGGAGCGTTACGTTAAATGCCATATGCGTTCGATCTTCGAATACAGGGAGTCGGTAACCAGTGCGTGTCGTGGATCGCGGCTACAATGCGTCCACGATGAAAGCGACACGAAATTTGCGCAGGCCGCGGGTTCTGATCGTCGGTTGCGGCGATGTCGGCATGCGCTGTGTGCGGCAACTACAAGGACGCGCGCGTCTTTTTGCGCTTACGAGCCACGCCGAACGCCGCGACGAACTGCGCGCGGCGGGCGTGACGCCGATCGTCGGCGATCTCGACGTGCGCGCGAGTCTCTCGCGCATTGCCCGTCTCGCACCGACTGTGCTGCACCTCGCGCCTCCGCAAAAAAGCGGTGATGCGGACACGCGCACGCGTTCGCTGATCGCCACCTTGACGGCGTCTCGCATCCGTCATGCCCGTCATGTTGCAGCGGGGCGTCTCAGACGCGCGCAGCACGGCATTCGTGCTCGCAAAACATCCGGTATTGTACCCGACGGAGGTAACCCGTCTCTGCGGGCCGGCCATGACGGGGACAAGCGTTTGCGCGTCGTGTATGCGAGCACCACAGGCGTGTACGGCGATTGCAACGGAGCGTGGCTCGATGAAACGCGCCCCGTCGCGCCTGCCAACGAGCGCGCGAAACGTCGCGTGTCGGCCGAAAGGCAATTGCGGCGGGCTGCGGCGCGGCGCGTGCTCACCGCGAGCATCGCGCGCATTCCGGGCATCTATGCGAGTAACCGGCTACCCCTTGCGCGGCTGGAGAAGCGCACGCCCGCGCTCATCGACGAAGACGACGTCTACACGAACCACATCCATGCCGACGACCTCGCCGCGATCCTGCTGCGCATGGCGACGCATGGCCGGCCGTCGCGCGTGCTCCACGCCAGCGACGACACGACGCTGAAAATGGGCGAATACTTCGATCGCGTAGCCGATGCGTTCGGCGTCGAACGCGCACCGCGCATCTCGCGCGACGAAGCTGAACAGCAACTCGGGGAGATGATGCTGTCGTTCATGCGCGAATCGCGGCGCCTGATCAACACGCGCCTGAAGCGCGAACTGCAGATGCAGTTGCGCTATCCGCACGTCGACGACTTTCTGCGCACAGCGACCGCCCGGCCGGAAACGCTATCTGGCGCGGGCAAGCCGTGACGGAAAGCACAGTCAGATGATCAGGTAAGAGCAGGTAGCGCTTCCAGTAGCAGGAAGCAACAGAACGCGCCGATCAATGCGGCGATCAGGTTCGGCTCATATCGGTGCCGAAGATGCATGATGGCCAGGACACCGCCTATCAGCAGGAGCGCGAGACCGATGAACGCAATCATGCCGTATGACATCGCCAGGTTGCCGTAGGTGAACATGGCGCCTCCTTACCTGCTTTGTAATCTTTGTTAATACGAGTATAGGACGGGCGTTCGAGGCAAGCATGCTGCGTCGCAGCGTTCCAACAGGGTCTTGGCGCGCTGGGGTTCGAAATCCGACGTAGTCTCAAAGACTTGCTACGGGCGGGGCGGCACGCTCGTCGTTTACCCGCTCCGCAGTGCGCCCAGGCCGGCTTCATCCAGCCATTGCCACGCGCCCTCGGCGAGTTCGGCTGGCAGCGCGAGCCCGCCGATCCGTTCGCGGTGCAGCGCTTCGACGCGATTGCCCGCCGCCGCGACCATGCGCTTCACCTGATGGTATTTGCCTTCCAGCACGGTTAGTTCGAGTTCGTGAGCGCTGCGCGCGTGAGCGGCGACGGCGGCAATCCGTTTCGCTTCGCCGTGTAGCAGCACGCCTTCGCGCAGCGCGGCGAGTTGCGCGTCGTCTAGCGGATGGCGGGTCGTCGCGAGGTAGCGCTTCGGCACCTTGCGCTTCGGCGACGTGTACGCGTGGACGAACTGACCGTCGTCGGACAGCAGCAGCAGGCCCGTGGTGTCCTGATCGAGCCGGCCCACGCACTGGATGCCGCGCGTCGCGAACTGCGCGGGCAGCAGGTTGAAGACGCTCAGATGATGCTGCGGATCGCGCGAGCATTCATAGCCGGCAGGCTTGTTGAGCAGGACGTAGGCGCGCTCGTGATACGGCCAGACAGTGCCGTCGACTTCGAACACCAGCGCTTTCGCGTCGACATCGATATCGGGATCGTCGAGCGTCGCGCCGCCGATCGACACGCGGCCGTCCGCGATCATCGCGCGGCACTGGCGGCGCGAACCGAAGCCTTGAGAGAAGAGAACGCTTTCGAGATTCATGGGAACGGAAGGCAAGCCGCAAGCACGCGGCATCAAAACGTCGAAGGCGTTCTTCGATAACCCGAAGAACGCCTTCATCGCCTGCATTTTACCTGCCGCGCGGACCTGTCCGCCCAGGCTCAGTGCGCGCCGGAACGTCGCGCGATGAAACACGCAACGTGATCGTCGGCTGGCTTCGTGAGGATTTCGTCCGGCGTGCTTGCCTGCAGCAGGCGCGGATCATCGTGACGTCGCCGGCGACACGGCTCGCGCGAATTCCGGACGGCGGCGCGATGCCGTCTTGATCGCGAATCCGTTCGAGCCGCGCGGCAGTTACTCCTTGCCGAATTCCTTCGCCGCGCGGTCGATGGCGTCCGCCGTCGCGCCGGCATGGGCGACGGGCATCAGATGGCTCGACGGCGTTTCGACGATGGTCGCGCCAATCCGGTGCGCCATCCAGCGCTGGATTTCCGGCGAGACGGCGCGATCGCGGGTCGTCACGATGTACCACGACGGCTTGTAACGCCAAGCGGCTTGCGTTGCGTGCTCTTCGAACGATTTGGCTGCGATGGGCTGCTGTGCGGCGACGAGCACGCGCGTCAGGTTCTCGGGGACGTCGGCGGCAATGTCGCTGTGATATCTGGCGGGATCGAACCAGATAAAGCCGGAGCTGTCTTTCGTCATCCCTGAGCCGGCGGGCATCTGCGGGCCGCGCTTGAGGATGTCGACCGACGATTCGCCAATGTCCGGCGCGATCGCCGCCACGTAGACGAGGCCGACGACCTTCGACGCGTCCGCGCCCGATCCTGCCTCCGTGATCACGAAGCCGCCCCACGAATGCCCGACCAGCACCGTCGGACCGGATAGCCGGGCGAGCACGCGCCGCGTGGCGGCAATGTCGTCGGCGAGCGATGTCAGCGGAATCTGCACCGACGCGACGCGATAACCCTTCTTCTGCAAGCGGGCGATCACGCCGTTCCAGCTCGATCCGTCCACGAACGCGCCGTGCACGAGCACGATGTTCTGCACGGGACCGCCCGGCGGCGCGGAAGTAGCAGCGGAGCGAGGCGCGGGAGCCGGCGCAGCGGCGGGTGGCGGCGCGGGTTCGGCGGCGGAGGATGCGGGCGCAGCTGGCGGTGTGTCGGCCGCAGGCGCTGCCGATGGCTCGGGCTGCGCCGCGGGCTGACCCGTCTGCGCCAGGACGCCGGTTGTGGCGACGCAGGCGCCAAGGAGGACGGCATAGAGCAGATGTTTCAGCGACATGGCGACTCCATCGGCTGGACGGGATTCTGCGAACATACCGAACGCAAGTCAGGGTGACAACCGCAATTCCACGCAGTTTTCGGACACGTTGCACGAGGATTTGGCGGGCGCGCGGAAATCCGTTGCGCGGGCTTCGACGTAAGTGTCTCGTGATGCGGCCGGGACATTTGCCTGAGACGCGTCCAGGTGAGCACCGCGGGTGAGTTTCGCGCCGAAGCGTACAATTTATGGTTTTTCCGCGCGGGTTCTATTGGCGATTGGCGATTGGCGCGGCGCATCTTCAGTTGAGTGCAGTGGGGTGAGACATCTTGAGTAACGCAGGAAACAACGGACAGCAGCATGACGGCCTGAAGCGTGGGCTGAAGAACCGCCATATTCAGCTGATCGCGCTGGGCGGCGCGATCGGCACGGGCCTCTTCCTGGGATCGGCGGGGGTATTGAAGTCGGCGGGACCGTCGATGATTCTGGGCTACGCGATCGGCGGCTTCATCGCGTTTCTGATCATGCGGCAACTCGGCGAAATGGTTGCACAGGAGCCTGTCGCGGGCTCGTTCAGCCACTTCGCGTACAAGTATTGGGGCGATTTTCCGGGCTTTCTGTCGGGCTGGAACTACTGGGTGCTGTACGTGCTCGTGAGCATGGCCGAACTGACGGCTGTCGGCACTTATGTGCACTTCTGGTGGCCCGGCGTGCCGGCGTGGCTATCGGCGCTCGTGTGCTTCGTCGTGATCAACGCCATCAACCTCGCAAATGTGAAGGCGTACGGCGAGACAGAGTTCTGGTTCGCGATCGTCAAGGTCGTGGCTGTGATGGGCATGATCGTGTTCGGCGGCTACCTGCTGCTGAGCGGCCACGGCGGTCCGCAGGCATCCATCTCCAATCTGTGGAGCCAGGGCGGCTTCTTTCCGCATGGCGTCCACGGTCTTTTCATGATGCTCGCCGTGATCATGTTCTCGTTTGGCGGGCTGGAGCTGATCGGTATCACGGCTGCCGAAGCCGACGATCCGCAGAAGAGCATTCCGAAGGCCGTGAACCAGGTGATCTACCGGATTCTGATTTTCTACATCTGCTCGCTGATCGTGCTGCTGTCGCTGTATCCGTGGAATCAGGTTGCGGAAGGCGGCAGCCCGTTCGTGATGATTTTTTCGCAGATCGGCGCTGGGTTGACGGCGAATGTGCTGAACGTCGTCGTGCTGACGGCGGCGCTGTCCGTGTACAACAGCGGTGTCTATGCGAATAGCCGCATGCTGTACGGTCTCGCCGAGCAGGGCAATGCGCCGCGCGCGCTGCTGGAGGTGGATCGCCGGGGCGTGCCCTATATGGCGATCGGTTTGTCGGCGGTCGCGACGTTTGCTTGTGTGATCATCAATTACCTGATGCCCGCGAAGGCGCTCGACGTGCTGATGGCGCTCGTCGTCGCGGCGCTGGTGCTGAACTGGTCGCTGATCAGCCTGACGCATCTGAAGTCGCGTCGCGCGATGCTCGCGCAGGGCGACACGCTCGTCTTCAAGTCGCTGTGGTTCCCGCTCGGCAACTGGGTTTGTCTGGCGTTCATGGCGCTGATTCTCGTGATTCTCGCGCTGACGCCGGGACTCAACGTGTCGGTGCTGCTGGTGCCCGTGTGGCTCTTCGTCATGTGGATCGGGTACGTGGTGAAGCGGCGGCGCGCCACGGCACATCAGTTGGCGGGTGCGACGGGCGGGCGTTAAGGTTCGTGCAGAGTTGAAGCGTTTGATGCAGTCGAGCCGGATCAGCCGTGAGGCGATCCGGCTTTTGTTTTTTTCGGCACCAGCGCGCAGCCGCCGAATGCCCCGAATTGCATCGTTGGTTCGTCGACGCGAACGGCACCTGCCGGAGGTCTAGTGGAGGAATGCTCGGAGCGCCGCATTCCGGCCCGCGCAAAGTCGAACATCGTGCCGGACGATGGCGGCTTCGCCTATCGGTTCTTGAGGTCGAGGAAGCGTTCCGGCGAGCGTGCTCTGGCGAGCCGGTGCGCAAGCTCGCGCTCGGGTACAGCGGGGACGAATCCATGCTGCGAGAGCGGTGACGAGTCGCGCATGCGCCAGTCATGCGCAACACATATCCGCTTCTACGTTTTGGCGAGGATCGCGATTTGACTTTCTTTTACCAAACCACTTGAGAATGTGGAGAGCCGCCCTACCATTGGCGACGATAGCCAAACAAAAACCCCGCTCAGCGTCATCTGGCGGGGTTGCATGGCGAACCGGTGAAATCCGTTCGAAGATGTTTGGTGCCCAGGGCCGGACTCGAACCGGCACGCCTTGCGGCGGGGGATTTTGAGTCCCCTGCGTCTACCTGTTTCACCACCTGGGCATGTCTTGCGGACTGACTCCGCTCCGGTTTCACGCCGGGCGAAGACGGAGATTATGGCCGAAAACCCGCTCGCGGGCAAGCCAATGCCCTTGCCCCGTTCCCTGCTACACCGTCCGGGAAAAGCGCTGAATCGACTGCTGCCCCACATAACGGTCGAAGACCATTGCGATATTACGCACGAGCATCCGCCCGGCCACGAGGACGTCGAGCTGCCTTGTGCCGATTTTTACGAGCCCGTCGTCCTCGAATGCTCGCAGCCGCTCCAGTTCGGGTGCGAACGTGTCCTGAAAGCGGATGCCGTACACGGCCTCGAATTCGTCGAAGCGCAACTCCAGGTTGCACATCAGTTGCGTGATGATGTCTCGCCGCAGCCGGTCGTCGGTGGACAGGCGAACGCCGCGCGTGATTGCCAGTTCGCCTTCGTCGATGGCGGCCGCATAGCCTGCGAGGTCTTTCGCGTTCTGCGCATACACGTCGCCGACTTTGCCGATCGACGACGCGCCGAAGCCGATCAGATCGCACTCCGCGCGCGTGCTGTAGCCCTGGAAATTGCGATGCAGGGTGCGCTGCGCCTGCGCGCGTGCCAGCTCGTCGGTCGGCAGCGCGAAGTGATCCATGCCGATGTACACGTAGCCCGCGTCCGTCAGCCGCTCGACGACCAGTTGAAGAATCGCGAGCCGTTCGGCGGGCGAGGGCAGCGTAGACGCGTCCATTTGCCGCTGCATCTTGAAGAGTTGCGGCATATGTGCGTAGCCGAACACGGAAAGGCGGTCGGGCGCGAGTTCGAGCATCGTGTCGAGCGTCTTGCTGAAGCTGCTCACCGTCTGATAAGGCAGACCATAGATCAGATCGACGCCGATCGAATGAAAGCCGGTTGCGCGCGCGGCACGCATCACGCCCGCCGTCATTTCGAGCGGCTGGATGCGGTTGATCGCGCGCTGCACCACGGGATCGAAATCCTGCACGCCAAGGCTCAAGCGGTTGAAGCCAAGATTGCGCAGATGGACGATGGTTTTCGGCGGTGCCTCGCGAGGATCGACTTCGATCGAGAATTCGCCTTCGGCGTCGCTGCGCAGCAGAAAGTGCTCGCGGGTCGTGGCCATCAGTTCCGTCATTTCGTCGTGCGACAGAAAAGTCGGTGTGCCACCGCCCCAATGCAACTGCGACACGGGACGGGCTGTATCGAAGCATTCGGCCTGCAGCGCGATTTCCCGCTTGAGTCGTTGCAGATACGGCGCCGAGCGCGAGCGATTCCTCGTCACGACCTTGTTGCAGCCGCAATAGAAGCAGACGGTGTCGCAAAACGGAATGTGGAAGTACAGCGAGAGATCGGTCTCGGATGCGCCTTTGTCGGCGGCGGCGCGACGGTAGTGTTCGGGCGAGAAGTCGTCGCGGAACTGGAGCGCCGTCGGGTACGACGTATAGCGCGGACCGTTCGCGCTGTACTTCGCGAGCAGATCCGGGCGGAAAAGCGAATCTGCGGAAGGGAAGGATGGGACGGAAGGAACGGTGTTCATCGGATTGTCTCCAGACGCTCGCCCGACGGCGCGCAAGCCGCTTCGGATGCAGCCCGTTCGGATGCCCGGCTGAACTCGAAAGGCGCCGTGCGAGCGTGGGTTGAGCTCGAACGAGTGTAAAGGCGCGCGCACGCGAGATATTGGGTAAAAAGGTCGCAACGCCGCAGATGGCACAATGTTGGTTGATCGGCGTCAAGGTTTCGAAGAATTGCCTGCCGTATCGCATGCGTGTCTGTTCGTGTCTCAGGAAGCGTGCCGTGTCCCTACATCCGTCTCAACCGCCGTCCACTACGGCGGATCATGCGTGCCGCCCGAATTGCGGTGCGTGCTGCATAGCGCCGTCGATTTCGAGCCCGATTCCCGGAATGCCGCACGGCAAGCCCGCAGGCGTGCGCTGCGTGCAGCTCGGCGACGATCTGCGCTGTGCGATTTTCGGTCTGCCGGAACGTCCGGCCTGTTGTTCGGGTCTACAGCCGCAGACGGTCATGTGCGGCGACTCGCGCGACGATGCGCTGATCTGGCTCACACGTCTCGAAGCGGAGACACGGCCGTGATCGCCGGCGCCCGCCTGGCCCGAT from Paraburkholderia phymatum STM815 encodes the following:
- a CDS encoding NAD-dependent epimerase/dehydratase family protein; the encoded protein is MKATRNLRRPRVLIVGCGDVGMRCVRQLQGRARLFALTSHAERRDELRAAGVTPIVGDLDVRASLSRIARLAPTVLHLAPPQKSGDADTRTRSLIATLTASRIRHARHVAAGRLRRAQHGIRARKTSGIVPDGGNPSLRAGHDGDKRLRVVYASTTGVYGDCNGAWLDETRPVAPANERAKRRVSAERQLRRAAARRVLTASIARIPGIYASNRLPLARLEKRTPALIDEDDVYTNHIHADDLAAILLRMATHGRPSRVLHASDDTTLKMGEYFDRVADAFGVERAPRISRDEAEQQLGEMMLSFMRESRRLINTRLKRELQMQLRYPHVDDFLRTATARPETLSGAGKP
- a CDS encoding pseudouridine synthase; this encodes MNLESVLFSQGFGSRRQCRAMIADGRVSIGGATLDDPDIDVDAKALVFEVDGTVWPYHERAYVLLNKPAGYECSRDPQHHLSVFNLLPAQFATRGIQCVGRLDQDTTGLLLLSDDGQFVHAYTSPKRKVPKRYLATTRHPLDDAQLAALREGVLLHGEAKRIAAVAAHARSAHELELTVLEGKYHQVKRMVAAAGNRVEALHRERIGGLALPAELAEGAWQWLDEAGLGALRSG
- a CDS encoding alpha/beta fold hydrolase, coding for MSLKHLLYAVLLGACVATTGVLAQTGQPAAQPEPSAAPAADTPPAAPASSAAEPAPPPAAAPAPAPRSAATSAPPGGPVQNIVLVHGAFVDGSSWNGVIARLQKKGYRVASVQIPLTSLADDIAATRRVLARLSGPTVLVGHSWGGFVITEAGSGADASKVVGLVYVAAIAPDIGESSVDILKRGPQMPAGSGMTKDSSGFIWFDPARYHSDIAADVPENLTRVLVAAQQPIAAKSFEEHATQAAWRYKPSWYIVTTRDRAVSPEIQRWMAHRIGATIVETPSSHLMPVAHAGATADAIDRAAKEFGKE
- a CDS encoding amino acid permease gives rise to the protein MSNAGNNGQQHDGLKRGLKNRHIQLIALGGAIGTGLFLGSAGVLKSAGPSMILGYAIGGFIAFLIMRQLGEMVAQEPVAGSFSHFAYKYWGDFPGFLSGWNYWVLYVLVSMAELTAVGTYVHFWWPGVPAWLSALVCFVVINAINLANVKAYGETEFWFAIVKVVAVMGMIVFGGYLLLSGHGGPQASISNLWSQGGFFPHGVHGLFMMLAVIMFSFGGLELIGITAAEADDPQKSIPKAVNQVIYRILIFYICSLIVLLSLYPWNQVAEGGSPFVMIFSQIGAGLTANVLNVVVLTAALSVYNSGVYANSRMLYGLAEQGNAPRALLEVDRRGVPYMAIGLSAVATFACVIINYLMPAKALDVLMALVVAALVLNWSLISLTHLKSRRAMLAQGDTLVFKSLWFPLGNWVCLAFMALILVILALTPGLNVSVLLVPVWLFVMWIGYVVKRRRATAHQLAGATGGR
- the hemN gene encoding oxygen-independent coproporphyrinogen III oxidase, whose amino-acid sequence is MNTVPSVPSFPSADSLFRPDLLAKYSANGPRYTSYPTALQFRDDFSPEHYRRAAADKGASETDLSLYFHIPFCDTVCFYCGCNKVVTRNRSRSAPYLQRLKREIALQAECFDTARPVSQLHWGGGTPTFLSHDEMTELMATTREHFLLRSDAEGEFSIEVDPREAPPKTIVHLRNLGFNRLSLGVQDFDPVVQRAINRIQPLEMTAGVMRAARATGFHSIGVDLIYGLPYQTVSSFSKTLDTMLELAPDRLSVFGYAHMPQLFKMQRQMDASTLPSPAERLAILQLVVERLTDAGYVYIGMDHFALPTDELARAQAQRTLHRNFQGYSTRAECDLIGFGASSIGKVGDVYAQNAKDLAGYAAAIDEGELAITRGVRLSTDDRLRRDIITQLMCNLELRFDEFEAVYGIRFQDTFAPELERLRAFEDDGLVKIGTRQLDVLVAGRMLVRNIAMVFDRYVGQQSIQRFSRTV
- a CDS encoding YkgJ family cysteine cluster protein, whose protein sequence is MSLHPSQPPSTTADHACRPNCGACCIAPSISSPIPGMPHGKPAGVRCVQLGDDLRCAIFGLPERPACCSGLQPQTVMCGDSRDDALIWLTRLEAETRP